TGTTAAAGAACTtgctaaggtcacacagttagtctCTCTGACTCCATTCCCTCTGCCATCTGTCTCCATTTAAATGAGAGCCatacataaaaacacacacacaaacaaacgaacaaacccCCTACCCCCGCTGAGCTCTGACTTCAGATAATGGATGCAGAATCCAGGGCCTCAGGGAACCTGGGAACCCATAGGCACACCCACACCACAAGGACTCAGTCACTCTCCCATGAGAATACAGGCACACTTTCAGCGCTCCTGCCTTCCAGGCCTGGGAGGAGGACACCATGAGACCCCCAAACTACCCCTGCCTCCCTTAGCCTGGGCCATGCCATTTCCTCCAACTAGGAATGCCCATCTCCCTTAGCCAACTTCTGGGTCCGAGGGACAGACAGAAGAGGGCATGATGCTGTGGGGAAACCCCAGTTGCAGCCTGGTCCCTGAGCCCTGGCATCCCTTCTCTCACCCTGGCCAGGAGGTGCGGGAGCTCCAGGAGCAGCTGGCTCAGCAGCAGGTCCACGTGGAGATGGATGTGGCCAAGCCCgacctcacagcagccctgagagAGATCCGTACACAATACGAGGCAGTGGCATCCAGCAACATGCATGAGGCGGAGGAGTGGTACCGCTCCAAGGTAGCCCTGACTTTGGGCCAGCCTGCCTCCTCCAGGCGGCCCTCCTGGCTCCATACAAAAGAActggggaaggagggtggaggAAGCTGGGGGAGGATCCTCTCTGAGTGACTGACCTTCACCAGAGAAGTGAGGTGATTTGCCTGGGGCTACACAGGCACTATTATTTCCAATAAGTACTTATTAGTACTTATTGCTATTACTATTAGCCAACACTGTTGTGTATTAGGCCCTGTGCTTTGCATGGATTATTTTAccatgaagtaggtactgttCTTTGATAGATGAGAGAACTAAAGTCCAGAGAGGTTAACCAACTTGCCCAACGTCACACAGCTCCTAAGCAGTAGAGCTGGATTTCTAACCCTAGCTATCTCACTTGGAAGCCTGCATTCTTGATGTGCCTGTATCCTGggttattgagcatctactacatcTCCAGCTCTGCCCAGGATACAGAGACATGTCTGACCAGGGAGATGTTATGTCACTCAATAATGATGTCTACGGAGAACACAGCAGGGCAGAGTTTATATACAATGTGGGGACAGGAAGGATATCATAGAAGGGAGGGCACTGGGGCCAGGCAGGACTGGAAGCCTGTGAACATAAGTAAAGAGGAAAGGGGCGTTCAGAGGGCAGGACAGAGCCTGAGTAGCGGCCGAAAAACACAAAGAGGTAGGGGCCCAGAGATCCTGGGCCAGGGCGTGGAGCTGAGGAGTGTAAGTGGCAGAAGCCAGTGATGGTTCTGAGCAGGGCAAGACGTGATGGAGCCCTGAGGGCTTCACTGCAGCAGGGCTATTAGAATAcagagctctgctcaccagaatCCCCTGTGTAAGGTGAAGGACAGGGTTCGGTCACGCGGATGGAGCTGCCAGTGCTGGAGATTCTGGATTCCGCGGCAAACACTGTTCATTCCTGCATTCCCTGACCAGTcattgtgctaggtgctagaGTCGTAGCAGTGTCTTCTGTGTCCCCGGTCCACGGGCCGCAGTCGCTGCGAATAACCCCACCCAGGGCCATTGGCTGGGGTGAGCTGAACAACCACCCTGGGGTCCCGCCCATCTCCCTGATCCTCCAGACATCTTCCTCCCCACGGGCCCGCACAGCTCCCGCCATAAGcgtccccagccctcccctcagCATAAAGCCCTCTCCCCATTTAGTTTGCGGACTTGACGGACGCCGCTGCCCGCAACGCGGAGCTGCTCCGCCAGGCCAAGCACGAGGCCAACGACTACCGGCGCCAGCTGCAGGCCTTAACCTGCGACCTGGAGTCCTTGCGCGGCACGGTGAGCGCGGGCAGGGCCAGAGGCGGGGCGGAAGGGGTCCGCGAGCGGAGGCTGGCGAACCGGAGGACGGGACCTGCCGCCCTAGGAGGTGCTGGAAAAGGGCCAGGGtctgggaccagggctggggGCGGAGCTCTGAAGTTactcggggcggggcggggacgggggcggggccTCGAGAAACCAGCCGACTCCACCCACAGAACGAGTCCCTGGAGAGGCAGATGCGGGAGCAGGACGAGCGCCACGCGCGGGAGGCGGCGAGTTACCTGGAGGCGCTGGCCCGACTGGAAGAGGAGGGGCAGAGCCTCAAGGACGAGATGGCCCGCCACCTGCAGGAGTACCAGGACCTGCTCAGCGTTAAACTGGCCCTGGATATCGAGATAGCCACCTACAGGAAGCTGCTGGAGGGCGAAGAGAACCGGTGAGGCCTGCCTAGCAGCCCTCCCTGCTGGCCCCTCCCTGGAGCTGCTTTGCTCCCTTCAGGGACTGTCTCATTCAGTCTTGCGTCCAGCTCCCTCCtatcccagtgcccagcacacggTTGGTATTCAATGAATGTctgatgaatgagtgaacagaTTCAATTCAGCCCATGTTGATTAGGTCCCAGAGTAAGGACTCGGGTCACCTCCCAAACTGAGGctcactccccaccctcccaACAAAAATCGGACTTCTTTTCCCCTGACCCGTGTCTTCTGCCTCCTGGGAATTCTCTTCGccactcttccctcccctctgccaTCCTCCAGGCATCCACTCTCTTTTGAAAAGAGATGTTCCGCTTACAATATCCAGGCCCCTTGCCGGCTTTGGTAGCTCCAAGGAGTGTGTTTGCTGCTGGGGAAGCTAAAAGATGGGGTCGGCCTTTCCTGGCAAGGAAAAAAGCCTCAAAGCTGTCATGATATCCTGGCCTGGGGATATCCTCGGGCAGCCTGgtcacccctctctctctctgctgtctTTCAGCATCACCATTCCTGTGCAGACCTTCTCCAACCTGCAGATCCGAGGTCAGTAGAACAGGGTCTTGTGGGCAGAGTGTTGgattcctgccccctcccccaggcctgtggGTTGCTGTTCTGGCCTGGGGCCCAGGACCAGGGCAAATGGGCCTGGGGCTCTCCATGGGGACCTTCATGATTCACCGCAGAACTTCTAGCCAGAACACACCATCCCAGAGCATTCGAGGTGGGGCTTGCAGCCTGCTCTGCCCTTtgtcccaccccacacccccatccccaccccccattccATTGCAGAACTGGGTGACGGTCTCAACCTCTGTCCTGTCTGCAGATCCCTGATTAAGCTCTGCCCATCCAAGTGTttgatgtttgtgtttttttttttaactgcttatCACTACAGGGGGCAAAAGCACCAAAGAAGGGGAAGGTCACAAGGTCACAAGACATCTCAAAAGCCTCACAATACAGGTTATACCAATACAGGCTCACCAGATTGTAAATGGAGCCCCCGCCGGCTCGGCTCTCGGTTAgctgcctgccctgcctgccttctAGACACGGTGCTCTTCCCAGCTTGATAGGGAGCGAGCCTCACCAAGCCCACTTTCCCCATCCTCTTGGGCTCCCTCCTCCCAGGTTTCCTTAAAGGGCCAAGCCTGTGTCATTTTCCCAGCAAcctcagcacccagcccaggACCTGGCACAGGGTAAATGTAGGTTAAAGTAGCAGAGCTGGCCGGTGTTCAAGGTGATAAGTCCTCGGATGCACAGATGAGATACTCTGGGGCCTCTGAGCAAATGCCAGCCTCTGCCTCACCTCTTTCCCATCACTGGGAGAGCCCCTAGGGTCTCGCTGTGCCCGGCGGCCAGGCTCTCTGCCTGATTCGTCTGTCCCTGAGGCTCCATTGCTCAGCTCAGTGATGATTCAACCTAGAGGGTTATTTCCCCCTGGACTGCTGCTCTAGGAGTGAATAAAGTTTTATGTCCCCTgctcttaattttaaatattagtgaGTGTGAcatgttatatttttctctctgaggAGGGGAAAAGAGAGTGTATGTGGCCCTCAAATGATTCTTagctaaggaaaaataaattcttctttcttttgggcTAGAAATTTAGGAACACTAGCTATGCATGTCCCAGGGCTTAGTTCAGCATCAGAAGGGTTAACCAGGCAGACCAGGTAGAGGCAATACTGCCAAATGCCAGATAGAAAAGGGTCACTAGGGcccagagaagaggcagagagaagtaggaaagaggaagggggacAGGAAAGGGACCCACGTGTATTGAGCACTAATATGTGCCCGTTGTTTAACAAACATTATCTCAGTTAACTGACTCCTCACTCCCACGTAGAAAAGTAGACAACagcatccccattttgcagatgaggacactgaggctggaAGAGGTAAATTAACTTGGCCACAGTCAtgtggctgagctgggactcAAGTTCTGGCCTGCCTGACTTCAAAACCCACGTGCTCCTTCCTTGGCACGGCGCTGGGTCGTCAGGAAGCCAGGGGCCAGGTGAGGGCTTGCAGAGGGGCTGAAATGCGGCCAGGCCAGGAGAGTGAGCAGGGCAGCAAGAACTTGCCCAGCACCATGGGGACTTAGGAGGTTGCCAGCCCCTTTGGAAGAGCCTATGCCCTCTCTGCCTGATTGGCTAGGCTTTTGTACTCATGACTGGGGCTTTCATGGTGAAACCGAGGGTGGGAGAGGATGTCTAGTGCCCTGAAAGCCCATGGAGGCCTCCTCTCCTCATGCCTGCAGAAACCAGCCTGGACACCAATTCCGTGACAGAAGGCCACCTCAAGAGGAACATCGTGGTGAAGACCGTGGAGATGCGGGACGGAGAGGTGAGGAGGGTGGATCCCAGATTCTGGCCCCAGCAGACTCTGGAAGAAAGCTTGACTGGTACATAGAAGGTTGTTGATAATTCACAAAGAGCTCCTCTGGGAGGCTCTGCAAGAGGGGAAGGAACCCGGATGTAATTCATTTCCCCAGCCCCTCCACTGGCAGTTCTAAGGGGAGCCTGGGTGCCTAGACCACTGGATGGGGTCCTGACTCCAGCTTTCTCCCTGTCTCACCCTCAGACTCAGGTGCCCCCATGCCAGgcctgggggagagagaaagaaaattaaagttagTAGCTTTCACTCCCAACTTTCAACTTGCAGCTTGGTGAAAGGAACCTGGCAGAAGAATGGGATGGGGGGGATTGGTCATAACCCCCTCCCCATCACACCAGCAACAGTACCAGCTAATCTTACAAGATCagctcaccatgtgccaggcacggtgCTAGCTGTTTGCCCGTGTTACCTCATCTCCCCCTCTGACTGCTGCATGGGGGTGTTCCGGCTACTATCGTAGAAAAGATGACCCAGGAAGGCGGGGGACTTGTCTAGGTCCATAGCCTAGCTGTGGTGGACCTGGAGTCTGTGTGAGCTCCTAACCTAACCGTGGCACCTTCTCTGTCCCCTGCAGGTCATTAAGGAGTCCAAGCAGGAGCACAAGGATGTGATGTGAGGCAGGACCCACCTGGTGGTCCCTGCCCCACAGTATGAGGGGCCTGCAGCAGGAGTTGGGGTAGTTGCCTCTCCTCTGCTAGTTAATTTCCCCAGACTTGAgttcccacccaccccagctgCTCCTTTTCCCCCTCAGCCTCTATGTCAGCTTGCTGCCCTAGGCTCCATCAGCATTAAGCCTGTCAGACAGCACCCACCCAGCACCCAGCAACTCTAACAGGGCACTCACTCCAAAGGGGCAGCCTGGAGGGGCATGGCCAGCAGCTTGGGTTAGaattgggagggaggagagatgttggggagggcagggagaccTAATAAATCACCCTCCGTGTCCCGAATCCCTGTTGTCATGGCAACTGTTGCCAGAGCCGGAGGTGTCTGGGGGTATCTGGGAATGGGGCCTTTGAATTTCCTCAGGCTGGTGGAGGAAATCCGAGACTCTGAGACAGGCAGGGGAATCCCCACAGGCAAGGAGGCCTTGGCCAGGGGCTTATTCTTCTAGACTGACTCTGACCAGTCTGAGGATGGGTGGGGCTATCCTGCCACCTGGAGTACTCGCCGGACAGAATTCCTGGGCAGCCCAGATTGCAGAGGGGCCTCCTGAGTGATGGTTCAAGTGGCTCAGCCCCACTGAGCTGCCACGTGGGCGTGCCGTGGGCCCGTGGGAGCTTAATTCTCAGCATTTGGGGGAACTACAGTGTAAGTGGTGAGGGAAGGGGTGCTGGGAGGGAGTAGAAGGGGGCCTGGCCCCGAGCTgtgggcacagagaggtcaagccCAGGaggactccccccaccccatacagGCTGGAGGGGGGGCAGGTAGAGATGGTAGAGGAGGTGGTTGGGATGAGGCCAGACATCAGAGTGGGGGGCTGTGAGTGAGCAGTTACACTTGGCCTCTGGGTCGTGGGAATCAGGAAAGTGACTCATCCTCTTGAAGACggtgaaacaggaaagaaagaggctgCTGGTCCTGGGGGCAGGgcccactttgtcccagctctAAAGGCCCTCTCCTGGCTGCGGAATCCCTGTCCACCCAGGCCTGGGAGCCGCTGCAGCTGCCGCCTGACCCCAGCAAATACTGCTAGGCAAAGCCTCTGCTGCATGCccaacccctcctccccacagtgaCCGCTGCTCTTCCCTAAGCCAAGGCCCCTGTTGTCCCCTCGTAGTCAAATACAAAACGTACCCCCGTTTTAGGTAGCACCCTGTTTTATAATTTGGGAACCTGACACCCACGCAGAGTGAAGACACTGGTTTGTGTTCCTGAAGCCTAGAGGCAGGACAGCTTGGGGCAGACACTTTCACCCCGAGCACCTGTTCTGCGGTCCACGGGAAGACTGGCGGGCACGAGATGATCAGTGCCCACGAGTGGAGCTCAGAGGCCCGCTCCAGGGTCCCCATCTCCCTctaaggcagagggagggagaagtagGAGTCCCTCCCTCTTTCCAAGACTGGTGCCCTTCCCCtactccctcctgccccccactgCTGCTAACCTTCGGGGCACCACTGCTGCCTTTAGTCACTGACATAAATAAAGACAACTGCTGTGGCTTTCcccagagtggactctgatctgcttggcagaggctggggctgggggaagggggcaggaaaTAGCCTTGGACAAGACACAACTTGCTTCTTATCACTGATCATCTTGGGACACCCATCCACCCCCAGCAGTGGCCACATGACAAATCCCATCTCcagccctgctctgccctgcAGCCCTGCTGCCGGCCCCCCACAGCCTTTGCTTCCCACCCCTCttctcacccccagcccccagcctgggtGCAATCTGGCAGGAAAGTCCTGAATTCAGTCTCCAATTTCCTCACCCATTTCCCCTGTTGTAGTCTCTACCTGTATTCCCAAACTCACCATTTCTACCTGCCAGTCCCAGGATGAGGCTGGGAAAGAAGGCAAAGAGGATACACACTAGGTACCCCgactcttttcttcctccctctgctacccCCAATTCAAACCGCCCACTTAGCAATCCTCGAAGGCAAGAAAATAAAGCACGTCAAACACTGTTCGACACCAGACAGGTGATAAATGTTAGGTTCACAAGAATTCTTCCTTCTCTGAAGTCAGAAGACACGTGCACCCTGGCTACTTCCATCTCGCTTCAGTCCCCCATCTCCCACCAGCCTCGGGCCTCCCCGCTTCCCAGACTGGGTCTCAGACTCGCTCGCGACAGCAGGGAGCAGGTTACAGCTAACAACTTTGTCCACATGCCCTGCCACGCATCCCAGCTCAGGATGTCTATCCAGAGGCATCTGGTACCACTTAAGAAACACATTTGAGCACAACTGGTCTTCAGAGCTGGGGAAGAGAGAGCCTAGGGGGAGAAGTTGGGATAACAGCGGAATAAGTAACAGCAACAACGACAGAGGTGAATAGTGATGAAGACTGCCGTGATGAGCAGGTAGCCTATCAGGGTGAGCACCAGGGCAGCCTGAATCTCGGGGTTGGAGAACGAGACTGGGTAGCGGCCTCGAGATGTCACGCCCAGTCGGAGCCCAGCGATGCGCACGCCCTGCCGCCAGCAATAGTAGATGCCCCGGTCTTCCAGCTGGGTGAAGCGGATGTGGAGATGGTTGCCGTGGTCGATGAACACCCTCATGGACCCGTTGACGCCCTTTAGGTACTGCGTGCGGTAGAGGTACTGGTGGTCCTTGTCCCAGGCCACGGCATGCTCCGGCCGGGCCCCGGGACAGGAGATGATTAGTCCATGGCCCAGCCTCTGCTGGTGGAACTGAATGGGCACCGGGGGCAACCAAGGCCGGCTGCCCACTTTGGCCACGTAGCTGAAGAGGGCCATCACACCCTCctggattttcttcttcttctcgcAGGGCACCAGGCAGCTCCGAAGCAGCAGCTCGGGGACGTGGTCTCTGGCCTTGGCCCGGAGCTGCCTGGGCACAGCCCGTGAACCACAGGACACCACGTCGGGCAGTGTCTTGCGGTAGCGGGGGGAGAGGTCTGGGCTCTGCAGGTAACACAGGCCAATGCGCCACTGCTCCCCGCGCACCCCGCAGCGGTCGCAGGGGGTCCACTCCCAGAAGGTGGTGAAGACGCGGAGGCTCCCGTGGTACTCATCTGCGAAGGGCTCCTGGCCCTGGTCCTCGAAGGTGGCCACCATCCTCTCACTGCTCTGGATGTCCACGTCGTAGGCGTAAAAGTAGTCCCCCTTGCGGGTGCCGCAGAAATACAAGCCTGAGTCCTCGGGCTGCGCCCGGAAGACCAACAGGCTGAACATGTGGATGCTGAAGCGGACCAGCATGTCGCTGCCCACGCGCACCTGGGCTGCCTCCGTCAGGACCCGCCCATCAAAGTCCGTCAGCACTTTGGTGTGGCCGCTGCCGAGGTGCTTCTGATAGTACCAGACGACAGCGGACACCTCCTCGGGCTTGCAGTGGCAGGGGAGCTCGAAGCTCATGTCAGCCAGGTAGGCTGCATTGTCAAACATCAGGAACGCTGGGCAGGGGGTCCTCTGAAAAATGTTCTCCTTCTCCACGATTTCAAAGGCCTGGAGGCTCCCCAACACCCACAGGAGCACAGTGGCCTGGGCCAGGTTCATGCCTGCACGAGGGAAGAGTCAGAGGGGGCGGGGCAGAACCTAGGCACTAAAGGCCTATGGGGCTTCTAGAAATCACTGCTGGGAGGAGGCATCTAGATGAGGAAAGGATTCAGCAGCCAGGAAAAGAAGCAACAATCTGCAGAGGAAGCTGCCACAGACAAGGCAATTTATTCCCAGTGGATGTACAAGATGCCCTTCTAACGTTCCGGACGTGATCTTGAGGGAAAACCATTCTAGAACCTGGCCCTTTGTCCCCTTTCTAGAACACTGGCACTCACTCAAGAATGGGTCAGGGGAAGCCAGAATAAGAAGCAAGGGCCCAGGTACCAGGACAGGGGAATCTCTGCCTCTCTGTTCCAGGCTCTGCCCTGCCTGCCCGGTGGAAAGGTCCTCCCTTTGGTTAATCCAGGAGTTGAAGGCAACCCTCCTACCTGCACATCTGGCCACCTGAAGATGCCTGGGAGGCTGGCCAGGCCTGAGCTGATGGCTTGGGGTTTTCCCAGGCCCAACCTGCACGGGAACTCAGCCCCTGGAGCTGGAGAAAAATACTGCACCTCAAATGAGGTAGCATTTGATCATTTATTGATTAAATGTCCATTCTGTTGGTTTCCAGTTACAAATACTCTTGTTAAGAGCTATGGAGATCAGTATTAATTTATCATGGAAGATTAACaagtttgctttttcctttttttgagtgGAGGCTATAACTGGTGGTACCGGTGTTTGGTTGGGTGCTCACCCACCTCTCAGGGCCATGGGCTAGCAGACTGGCAGACTCTAAGGGTGGGAAGCAAAAGTCTTTCAACTTCTTGGGCCCTTGACCATCCTGTGGATCTACACAGTTCAGAATATGGAGCCCCCAAGAGgctggaggaaaagggaaaattcaGTTACTGCTTTTGTTGTGAAAATTCCAAGACCAGAGGGAGTTAGGTGTGGGCTTTTCACTACAGTCTTGCAGAGCCCTCGAGACAACGAAAAATGCCTCCAGTGACCACTGGGGGCCTCTGAAGGTAACTGGTCCCATCAGTCCACACGGTACAGCATTAGCAGCTCTTGCAGAAGACTCTCCTCCTCCTGAAGCCCACCAGGCTGCTCCCCCAGACCCCGCCCCTCCAGGCTGGGGGTGCCCATGGCCTGCAGCTTCTGGAACAAGGATCTGCAGCTCTCTCTCTCCGCATGGCTCATCAGGCTCAGGTTCAGGGTGAAGCGGCCGGTGCTGGCCAGGCTGCGCAGGATCCCCAGCACCACCCACCGGTCAGCTGGCCTCACGTGATCAGCCAGCGCCATCAGCATCTCCCCTAGAAGTCCAAACCCCACATCCATCTGGAAAAGGCGGCCCAGCTTTGGGCCCCCGAGCTGCAGCAGGGCCTCGTAGCGCTCTGACCCACTCCGCAAGTATCGCCGCCAATCACGGTAGAACTCAGCCGAGGTCTCGGGCTGGAGGAGCGTTTTCTCCTGGATCGCAAAGGAAGGAGAGTACAGAGCTCCTCCAGCTGCTCTGTGACAGTGAGAGTGAGGGGAGCCTGTGGATTTTCATCTGAGCTCTAGTATCACTCTCTGAGCACTGGCAAGGCTGCGGCCAGTGTGGGCCTCATTTTCAGATGAGAGAAcaagggatgggatggggagggagggtccCAAGGAACCCAGGCTGTGATTTGAGACTCTCAGTTGTACCAGACTTTTCCTCCTGATGAATGTGGACATAGCCCTGCTCTGCAGGACTAAGTCAGAGTTTACTCTGGGCAGGGCAGGAGAGGGGGTAACTGGAAACctcaggaggagagaaaggaactcAAGATGAGTATTAAGGATCTCCTTCCCGACACTGCCAGAGGATCACAGGCTCTATACCATATAACTCGAAGCAGAGTAACCCAAATCTGATCTGGGAATGGGAACCAAGGACTGACTGACAGGGGCCTGCCGAGCCCACCTTTCTGACTTGTTCTGGTTGGTTTTGGCCTCACCACCCATTGgttgcttttctttctgggattGGGGCAGAAACCTGCCTCTGTTGGCTTTACA
The genomic region above belongs to Phocoena phocoena chromosome 19, mPhoPho1.1, whole genome shotgun sequence and contains:
- the GFAP gene encoding glial fibrillary acidic protein; translated protein: MERRRVTSAVRRSYVSSSEMGVGGRRLGPATRLPLARMPPALPARVDFSLAGALNSSFKETRASERAEMMELNDRFASYIEKVRFLEQQNKALAAELNQLRAKEPTKLADVYQAELRELRLRLDQLTANSARLEVERDNLAQDLGTLRQKLQDETNLRLEAENNLAAYRQEADEATLGRLDLERKTESLEEEIRFWRKIHEEEVRELQEQLAQQQVHVEMDVAKPDLTAALREIRTQYEAVASSNMHEAEEWYRSKFADLTDAAARNAELLRQAKHEANDYRRQLQALTCDLESLRGTNESLERQMREQDERHAREAASYLEALARLEEEGQSLKDEMARHLQEYQDLLSVKLALDIEIATYRKLLEGEENRITIPVQTFSNLQIRETSLDTNSVTEGHLKRNIVVKTVEMRDGEVIKESKQEHKDVM
- the FAM187A gene encoding Ig-like V-type domain-containing protein FAM187A, producing the protein MNLAQATVLLWVLGSLQAFEIVEKENIFQRTPCPAFLMFDNAAYLADMSFELPCHCKPEEVSAVVWYYQKHLGSGHTKVLTDFDGRVLTEAAQVRVGSDMLVRFSIHMFSLLVFRAQPEDSGLYFCGTRKGDYFYAYDVDIQSSERMVATFEDQGQEPFADEYHGSLRVFTTFWEWTPCDRCGVRGEQWRIGLCYLQSPDLSPRYRKTLPDVVSCGSRAVPRQLRAKARDHVPELLLRSCLVPCEKKKKIQEGVMALFSYVAKVGSRPWLPPVPIQFHQQRLGHGLIISCPGARPEHAVAWDKDHQYLYRTQYLKGVNGSMRVFIDHGNHLHIRFTQLEDRGIYYCWRQGVRIAGLRLGVTSRGRYPVSFSNPEIQAALVLTLIGYLLITAVFITIHLCRCCCYLFRCYPNFSP
- the CCDC103 gene encoding coiled-coil domain-containing protein 103, with the translated sequence MKRNDIIDFKALEKELQAALTADEKYKRENAAKLRAVEQRVASYEEFRGIVLASHLKPLEQKDKIGGKRTVPWNCHAIQGRPSQDETTEISPEKTLLQPETSAEFYRDWRRYLRSGSERYEALLQLGGPKLGRLFQMDVGFGLLGEMLMALADHVRPADRWVVLGILRSLASTGRFTLNLSLMSHAERESCRSLFQKLQAMGTPSLEGRGLGEQPGGLQEEESLLQELLMLYRVD